A genomic segment from Sparus aurata chromosome 10, fSpaAur1.1, whole genome shotgun sequence encodes:
- the ppm1ka gene encoding protein phosphatase 1K, mitochondrial: protein MSSTVLFNLLRCGRCTIARQTFLTARSSPETSTASGQVGGALFGVVAVRQASRSVSINSNGSSLPVTWDSFGIWDNRIEEPILLPSSIKYGKPIPQVSLSRVGCASALGLRKQNEDRLRVARIHDNLLYFAVFDGHAGPHAADYCYTFMEKFIRDALEEEDDLEKVLKKAFLDTDKALHTHLSYFNNASFLTAGTTATVALLRDGVELVVASVGDSRAMLCRRGRASKLTKDHTPDREDERQRIQRFGGFVTWNSVGQANVNGRLAMTRSIGDFHLKNSGVIAEPDTKRVTVHHANDSFLALTTDGINFLLSDQEICDVISQCQDPTEAADVITQQALQYGSEDNSTIIVVPFGAWGKHQSSVSGYSMSRNFTSSGRWA, encoded by the exons ATGTCGTCTACAGTGCTCTTCAATCTGCTGCGTTGTGGTCGCTGCACCATCGCCAGGCAGACCTTCCTCACCGCTCGCTCCTCGCCAGAAACCTCCACAGCGTCCGGACAG GTGGGCGGGGCTTTGTTCGGGGTGGTGGCCGTGCGACAGGCCAGCAGGTCGGTCAGCATCAACAGCAACGGCAGCAGCCTGCCAGTCACCTGGGACTCATTTGGCATCTGGGACAACAGGATAGAGGAACCAATACTGCTGCCCTCCAGTATCAAATATGGGAAACCCATTCCACAG GTCAGTCTGTCCCGTGTCGGCTGTGCATCTGCTTTAGGTCTCAGGAAGCAGAATGAGGACCGCCTCCGCGTCGCTCGTATCCATGACAACCTGCTTTACTTTGCTGTATTTGACGGCCACGCCGGGCCACACGCTGCAGACTACTGCTACACCTTTATGGAGAAGTTTATCAG AGATGctttggaggaggaggacgatcTGGAGAAAGTTTTGAAGAAAGCCTTTTTAGACACAGACAAGGctctacacacacacctcagctaCTTCAACAATG ccTCCTTCCTGACCGCTGGCACCACAGCGACGGTTGCTTTGCTACGTGACGGGGTGGAGCTGGTGGTGGCGAGTGTTGGTGACAGCCGGGCGATGCTGTGCAGGAGGGGACGAGCCAGCAAGCTCACCAAAGATCACACACCTGACCGCGAGGATGAGAGACAAAG GATCCAGAGGTTTGGCGGCTTTGTGACGTGGAACAGCGTTGGTCAGGCTAACGTTAACGGACGGCTCGCCATGACACGCAGCATCGGAGACTTCCATCTGAAAAACAGCGGCGTCATCGCTGAGCCAGACACAAAACGAGTCACT GTCCATCATGCCAACGACTCCTTCCTGGCTCTGACCACCGATGGCATCAACTTCCTGCTGAGTGACCAGGagatctgtgatgtcatcagccaGTGCCAAGACCCTACAGAGGCTGCCGATGTCATCACTCAGCAG gcGCTGCAGTACGGCTCGGAGGACAACTCCACCATCATTGTCGTTCCTTTCGGAGCCTGGGGAAAACACCAGAGCTCGGTCTCTGGCTACAGCATGAGCAGGAACTTCACTTCAAGTGGGAGATGGGCGTAG